In Streptomyces alboniger, the following are encoded in one genomic region:
- a CDS encoding ABC transporter permease, whose protein sequence is MTVLKTSMRNFLAHKGRMALSAVAVVLSVAFVCGTLVFSDTMNTTFDKLFAATSADVTVSPKSAEDSDDAPRSGKPESMPASVVAEARKADGAKDAEGAVASQSVTVVDSDNKNLGPSNGGPTIAGNWTRNDLRSMDITTGHSPRGPTEVMIDADTADKHHLEIGDKLRTIAATGDHTARISGIATFKVTNPGAAIVYFDTATAQRELLGATGRFTHINVTADAGVSDTALKRNVASTLDKASYDIKTQKETADDNRKDVSSFLNVMKYAMLGFAGIAFLVGIFLIINTFSMLVAQRTREIGLMRAIGSSRKQVNRSVLVEALLLGVVGSVLGVGAGVGLAVGLMKLMSGIGMKLSTGDLTVNWTTPVVGMVLGVVVTVLAAYLPARRAAKVSPMAALRDAGTPADGRASVLRAVIGLVLTGVGGLGLYAASRADEAKEGSLLLGGGVVLTLIGFVVIGPVLASGVVRVISVVLLRAFGPVGRMAERNALRNPRRTGATGAALMIGLALVACLSVVGSSMVASATDELDKSVGADFIVQPTQPGVAITEKAAKALEKADHVGHITHYKQINADMTTPDGKTVDGVGLSAADPTYAKDLRRETVAGELSAAYGKNAMSTGDEFAKKHGLKVGDKLKVAFEHGRTAELRLAAITSDDSSVDKGAMYMNIATLKEYVPADRMPQNDIMFATAAKGQEDAAYQSLKDALAAYPQYKVMDQTDFKQTLKDQVGQLLNVVYGLLGLAIIVAILGVVNTLALSVVERTREIGLMRAIGLSRRQLRRMIRMESVVIALFGALLGLGLGMGWGATAQQLLALEGLKILEIPWPTIIAVFVGSAFVGLFAALVPAFRAGRMNVLNAIATE, encoded by the coding sequence ATGACCGTCCTCAAGACCTCGATGCGCAACTTCCTCGCGCACAAGGGCCGCATGGCGCTGTCCGCCGTGGCCGTGGTCCTGTCGGTGGCGTTCGTGTGCGGCACGCTCGTCTTCTCCGACACGATGAACACCACCTTCGACAAGCTCTTCGCGGCGACCTCCGCCGACGTCACGGTCTCCCCCAAGTCCGCCGAGGACTCCGACGACGCGCCGCGCAGCGGCAAGCCGGAATCGATGCCCGCCTCCGTCGTCGCCGAGGCGAGGAAGGCCGACGGCGCCAAGGACGCCGAGGGCGCGGTCGCCAGCCAGAGCGTGACGGTCGTCGACTCCGACAACAAGAACCTGGGCCCGAGCAACGGCGGCCCGACCATCGCCGGCAACTGGACGCGCAACGACCTGCGTTCGATGGACATCACCACCGGCCACTCCCCGCGCGGCCCCACCGAGGTGATGATCGACGCCGACACCGCCGACAAGCACCACCTGGAGATCGGCGACAAGCTGCGGACCATCGCCGCCACCGGCGACCACACCGCGAGGATCAGCGGCATCGCCACCTTCAAGGTGACCAACCCCGGCGCCGCGATCGTGTACTTCGACACCGCCACCGCCCAGCGTGAACTCCTCGGCGCCACCGGCCGGTTCACGCACATCAACGTCACCGCGGACGCCGGCGTCAGCGACACGGCGCTGAAGCGGAACGTCGCGAGCACCCTGGACAAGGCCTCGTACGACATCAAGACGCAGAAGGAGACCGCGGACGACAACCGCAAGGACGTCAGCAGCTTCCTGAACGTCATGAAGTACGCGATGCTCGGCTTCGCCGGGATCGCCTTCCTCGTCGGCATCTTCCTGATCATCAACACCTTCTCGATGCTGGTCGCCCAGCGCACCCGCGAGATCGGCCTGATGCGCGCCATCGGCTCCAGCCGCAAGCAGGTCAACCGCTCCGTGCTCGTCGAGGCGCTGCTGCTCGGCGTGGTCGGATCCGTCCTCGGCGTCGGCGCGGGCGTCGGTCTCGCCGTCGGCCTGATGAAGCTCATGTCCGGCATCGGCATGAAGCTGTCCACCGGCGACCTCACCGTCAACTGGACGACCCCCGTGGTCGGCATGGTCCTCGGCGTCGTCGTCACCGTCCTCGCCGCCTACCTCCCCGCACGACGGGCCGCCAAGGTCTCCCCGATGGCCGCCCTGCGCGACGCGGGAACCCCGGCCGACGGCAGGGCGAGCGTGCTGCGCGCCGTGATCGGCCTGGTCCTCACCGGCGTCGGCGGCCTCGGCCTGTACGCCGCCTCGCGGGCCGACGAGGCCAAGGAGGGCTCGCTCCTCCTCGGCGGCGGTGTCGTGCTCACCCTCATCGGCTTCGTCGTCATCGGCCCGGTGCTCGCCTCCGGCGTGGTCCGTGTGATCAGCGTGGTCCTGCTGCGCGCGTTCGGCCCGGTCGGGCGGATGGCCGAGCGCAACGCCCTGCGCAACCCGCGCCGCACCGGCGCCACCGGCGCGGCCCTGATGATCGGCCTCGCGCTCGTCGCCTGCCTCTCCGTGGTCGGCTCCTCGATGGTCGCCTCCGCCACCGACGAACTCGACAAGTCGGTCGGCGCGGACTTCATCGTCCAGCCCACCCAGCCCGGCGTCGCCATCACGGAGAAGGCGGCCAAGGCGCTGGAGAAGGCCGACCACGTCGGCCACATCACCCACTACAAGCAGATCAACGCGGACATGACGACCCCCGACGGCAAGACCGTCGACGGCGTCGGCCTGAGCGCCGCCGACCCGACGTACGCCAAGGACCTGCGGCGCGAGACGGTCGCGGGTGAACTGTCCGCCGCGTACGGCAAGAACGCCATGTCGACCGGCGACGAGTTCGCCAAGAAGCACGGCCTGAAGGTCGGCGACAAGCTGAAGGTCGCCTTCGAGCACGGCAGGACGGCCGAGCTGAGGCTCGCGGCGATCACCTCGGACGACAGCTCCGTCGACAAGGGCGCGATGTACATGAACATCGCGACGCTCAAGGAGTACGTCCCCGCGGACCGGATGCCGCAGAACGACATCATGTTCGCCACGGCCGCCAAGGGCCAGGAGGACGCCGCGTACCAGTCGCTGAAGGACGCCCTGGCCGCGTACCCGCAGTACAAGGTCATGGACCAGACCGACTTCAAGCAGACCCTGAAGGACCAGGTCGGCCAGTTGCTGAACGTGGTCTACGGCCTGCTCGGCCTCGCGATCATCGTCGCGATCCTCGGGGTGGTGAACACCCTCGCCCTCTCGGTGGTCGAGCGCACCCGCGAGATCGGCCTGATGCGGGCCATCGGCCTCTCGCGCCGCCAGCTGCGCCGCATGATCCGCATGGAGTCGGTGGTCATCGCCCTCTTCGGCGCGCTGCTCGGCCTCGGCCTCGGCATGGGCTGGGGGGCGACGGCGCAGCAGCTCCTCGCCCTGGAGGGGCTGAAGATCCTGGAGATCCCCTGGCCGACGATCATCGCGGTCTTCGTCGGATCCGCGTTCGTGGGCCTGTTCGCGGCGCTCGTCCCGGCCTTCCGGGCGGGCCGGATGAACGTCCTGAACGCGATCGCCACCGAGTAG
- a CDS encoding ABC transporter ATP-binding protein, protein MTTAVTTPRHGGTGGRTAVAARARQVVKAYGSGETRVVALDHIDVDIARGQFTAIMGPSGSGKSTLMHCLAGLDTVTSGRIHLDETEITGLKDKKLTRLRRDRIGFIFQAFNLLPTLNALENITLPMDIAGRRPDRAWLDQVVETVGLAGRLKHRPTELSGGQQQRVAVARALASQPEIIFGDEPTGNLDSRAGAEVLGFLRRSVTDLGQTIVMVTHDPVAASYADRVLYLADGRIVDEMYHPTADQVLDRMKSFDARGRTS, encoded by the coding sequence GTGACAACGGCTGTGACCACACCCAGGCACGGGGGCACTGGAGGGCGTACGGCCGTGGCGGCACGGGCGCGCCAGGTCGTGAAGGCGTACGGCTCGGGGGAGACCCGGGTCGTCGCGCTCGACCACATCGACGTGGACATCGCCCGCGGGCAGTTCACCGCGATCATGGGCCCCTCCGGCTCCGGCAAGTCCACCCTGATGCACTGCCTCGCGGGCCTCGACACCGTCACGTCCGGCCGGATCCACCTGGACGAGACCGAGATAACGGGCCTGAAGGACAAGAAGCTCACGCGGCTGCGCCGGGACCGGATCGGCTTCATCTTCCAGGCGTTCAACCTGCTCCCGACGCTGAACGCCCTGGAGAACATCACGCTGCCGATGGACATCGCGGGCCGCAGGCCCGACCGTGCCTGGCTCGACCAGGTCGTGGAGACCGTCGGCCTCGCCGGGCGCCTCAAGCACCGTCCCACCGAGCTGTCCGGGGGCCAGCAGCAGCGCGTCGCCGTGGCCCGCGCCCTCGCTTCGCAGCCCGAGATCATCTTCGGTGACGAGCCGACCGGAAACCTCGACTCCCGTGCGGGGGCGGAGGTGCTGGGCTTCCTGCGCCGCTCGGTGACCGACCTCGGCCAGACCATCGTGATGGTCACGCACGACCCGGTCGCCGCCTCGTACGCGGACCGCGTCCTGTACCTCGCCGACGGCCGGATCGTCGACGAGATGTACCACCCGACCGCCGACCAGGTCCTCGACCGCATGAAGTCCTTCGACGCGCGGGGGCGCACCTCATGA
- a CDS encoding MFS transporter encodes MGTQDAIRTGGGGGGRGAVVAALMLSMALVAVDATIVSTAVPQIVGSLGGFPIFSWLFSGYLLAATVTLPVYGKLSDTFGRKPVLIAGSVLFLLGSALCALAWNMESLIAFRVVQGLGGGALQGTVQTLAADLYPLKERPRIQARLSTVWAASAVAGPALGGLIASCADWRWIFLINLPIGALALWLIVRHLHEPDREKVPRGRVDWPGALTVFACGGVLLTALVQGGVAWPWLSAPSLALFAAGFALVALVVLVERRAAEPIIPGWVWRRRTIAAVNLALGALGLLMVAPTVFLPTYAQSVLGLAPVAAGFVLSVMTLSWPVSAALSQHVYRRIGFRNAAVVGSSAAALILFAFPLLPYPGSAWQPALIMLLLGAALGVFQLPLVVGVQSTVDWAERGTATASILFCRQIGQTLGAALFGAVANGVLSARLGGSGSLDSVARVLDDPGSVSGPDRERLRRAVDGAVDAVFLGAGAAACLALLVLLALAPRRFPLLPEQRRTPSDQVSPARRPE; translated from the coding sequence GTGGGCACACAGGACGCGATACGGACCGGTGGCGGGGGCGGCGGCCGGGGCGCGGTCGTCGCCGCGCTGATGCTGTCCATGGCGCTGGTCGCCGTCGACGCCACGATCGTGTCGACCGCGGTCCCGCAGATCGTGGGCTCCCTCGGCGGCTTCCCGATCTTCTCCTGGCTCTTCTCCGGGTACCTCCTCGCGGCCACCGTCACCCTGCCCGTCTACGGCAAGCTCTCCGACACCTTCGGCCGCAAGCCCGTGCTCATCGCGGGCAGCGTGCTGTTCCTGCTCGGCTCGGCGCTGTGCGCGCTCGCCTGGAACATGGAGTCGCTGATCGCCTTCCGCGTCGTCCAGGGCCTGGGCGGCGGCGCCCTCCAGGGCACCGTGCAGACGCTCGCCGCCGACCTGTACCCGCTCAAGGAACGGCCCAGGATCCAGGCGAGGCTGTCGACGGTGTGGGCCGCCTCGGCCGTCGCGGGCCCCGCGCTCGGCGGCCTCATCGCCTCCTGCGCCGACTGGCGCTGGATCTTCCTCATCAACCTGCCGATCGGTGCGCTCGCCCTCTGGCTGATCGTGCGCCACCTCCACGAGCCGGACCGCGAGAAGGTCCCGCGGGGCCGCGTCGACTGGCCCGGCGCGCTCACCGTCTTCGCCTGCGGCGGCGTCCTGCTGACCGCGCTCGTCCAGGGCGGCGTCGCCTGGCCCTGGCTCTCCGCGCCCTCGCTCGCGCTGTTCGCCGCCGGATTCGCGCTGGTGGCCCTCGTCGTCCTCGTCGAACGGCGGGCCGCGGAGCCGATCATCCCCGGCTGGGTGTGGCGGCGGCGCACCATCGCCGCGGTGAACCTCGCGCTCGGCGCGCTCGGGCTGCTGATGGTCGCCCCGACGGTCTTTTTGCCCACCTACGCCCAGTCCGTGCTCGGACTCGCCCCGGTCGCCGCCGGTTTCGTACTCTCCGTCATGACCCTGAGCTGGCCCGTCTCGGCCGCGCTCAGCCAGCACGTCTACCGCAGGATCGGCTTCCGGAACGCCGCGGTCGTCGGCAGCTCGGCGGCGGCCCTCATCCTGTTCGCCTTCCCCCTGCTGCCCTACCCCGGCTCGGCCTGGCAGCCCGCCCTGATCATGCTGCTCCTCGGCGCGGCACTCGGCGTCTTCCAGCTCCCGCTGGTCGTCGGCGTCCAGTCCACCGTCGACTGGGCCGAACGCGGCACGGCCACCGCGTCCATCCTCTTCTGCCGCCAGATCGGCCAGACGCTGGGCGCCGCGCTCTTCGGAGCGGTGGCCAACGGCGTCCTGAGCGCGCGGCTCGGCGGCTCCGGCTCCCTCGACTCGGTCGCGCGCGTCCTTGACGACCCCGGGTCCGTCTCCGGCCCGGACCGCGAGCGCTTGCGGCGAGCGGTGGACGGGGCGGTCGACGCGGTGTTCCTTGGGGCGGGGGCTGCGGCGTGCCTGGCCCTGCTTGTTCTCCTCGCCCTGGCGCCGAGACGCTTTCCGCTCCTTCCGGAGCAGCGGCGGACCCCTTCTGACCAGGTGTCCCCTGCGCGGCGGCCTGAATAG